Proteins co-encoded in one Methylomonas albis genomic window:
- a CDS encoding MGMT family protein, which yields MCIRLRQRSRQFSNNLQDNSPDGSPSPSTFSPNCGNLSRCQRPELELILDTGRASSRSAFGNALQGIPISATTSYSGIARISLTEFGRAPESAYAANPLAIAIPCHRALRIDGDLSGYR from the coding sequence TTGTGTATTCGCCTTAGGCAACGCTCCAGGCAATTTAGCAATAACCTTCAGGACAATTCTCCGGATGGCTCGCCGAGTCCGAGCACATTTTCGCCAAATTGCGGAAATTTATCGAGATGCCAGAGGCCGGAGCTAGAACTAATCTTAGATACTGGCCGCGCATCATCCCGCAGCGCATTTGGCAATGCATTACAGGGAATTCCTATAAGCGCTACAACTAGTTACAGCGGCATTGCCCGCATAAGCCTCACCGAATTCGGCCGAGCACCAGAGAGCGCATACGCAGCCAATCCTTTAGCCATAGCAATACCTTGTCATCGGGCATTA
- a CDS encoding alpha/beta fold hydrolase, which yields MTTIELAYDSFGAPGDTPLLIVHGFLAASRNWRSVAKRLSAQQHVYVLDMRNHGSSPHAEVLDYPSMAADLLAFMDSHGIAKANLLGHSMGGKAVMWFALHYPERVAGLIVADIAPVSYQHSFDDLVDALSRLPVDSIGNRKQAEEALAEAVPDLAYRQFLLQNLLLKDGNYYWRINLDIIQKNAHHIVGFPDVGDSVFPRSVLFIGGGNSKYLDEEAIYAVFPQAQIATIPDTGHWLYVEQPDEFCSLVQDWLLAA from the coding sequence ATGACTACCATCGAACTGGCTTACGATAGTTTTGGCGCACCCGGCGACACGCCGTTACTGATTGTGCATGGTTTTTTGGCCGCCTCGCGTAACTGGCGTTCGGTAGCCAAGCGTCTATCCGCACAGCAGCACGTTTATGTGCTGGATATGCGCAATCACGGCAGTTCGCCGCATGCCGAGGTGTTGGATTATCCCAGTATGGCCGCTGATCTGTTGGCTTTTATGGACAGCCATGGTATCGCCAAGGCGAACCTGCTCGGACATAGCATGGGCGGTAAGGCGGTGATGTGGTTTGCTTTACATTATCCGGAGCGGGTCGCCGGTTTGATCGTTGCCGACATTGCCCCGGTAAGCTATCAGCATAGCTTTGATGATTTGGTCGACGCCCTTAGTCGTTTGCCGGTGGACAGCATTGGCAATCGGAAGCAAGCGGAAGAGGCGCTAGCCGAGGCGGTCCCGGATTTGGCCTACCGGCAGTTTTTATTACAAAACCTGTTGCTGAAAGACGGCAATTACTATTGGCGAATCAATTTGGACATTATTCAAAAAAACGCCCACCACATTGTCGGGTTTCCTGATGTCGGTGACAGCGTTTTTCCTCGGTCGGTGTTATTTATCGGCGGTGGAAATTCCAAATATCTGGATGAAGAAGCGATTTATGCGGTGTTTCCGCAAGCGCAAATCGCGACAATTCCGGATACCGGCCACTGGCTATATGTAGAGCAGCCGGACGAGTTTTGTAGCTTGGTGCAGGATTGGTTGCTTGCTGCGTAG
- a CDS encoding DUF445 domain-containing protein, with amino-acid sequence MKKLLNQSFLTNFIALLIIAAGYASPFYPETLKAIGFFAFSGAITNWLAIHMLFEKVPFLYGSGIIPARFEEFKASIKALMMQQFFTVENIEQFIEREEQQGGKVLNLHPLLNAVDYDKVYEGLVSSIMASSFGGMLLMMGGEEALLPLKQPFTEKMQHTLLEMVESERFKQALHQGLNAHKIGEDLTGKIEMVIDKRLNELTPQLVKEMVQSIIKQHLGWLVVWGGVFGGILGAVFGFA; translated from the coding sequence ATGAAAAAACTATTAAACCAAAGCTTCTTAACCAACTTTATCGCTTTGCTGATTATCGCTGCCGGCTACGCCAGCCCGTTTTATCCGGAAACCTTGAAAGCGATTGGCTTTTTTGCCTTTTCCGGTGCAATTACTAACTGGTTGGCCATTCATATGCTGTTCGAAAAAGTGCCGTTCTTATATGGCTCAGGGATTATCCCGGCACGTTTCGAAGAGTTTAAAGCATCGATCAAGGCCCTGATGATGCAGCAATTTTTCACGGTGGAAAATATCGAACAGTTCATCGAAAGAGAAGAGCAGCAGGGCGGAAAGGTGTTGAATTTGCACCCTTTGTTAAACGCAGTCGATTACGACAAGGTTTACGAAGGCTTGGTATCCTCGATTATGGCTTCTTCGTTCGGTGGCATGTTGTTGATGATGGGGGGCGAGGAAGCGTTATTGCCGTTAAAACAACCTTTTACCGAAAAAATGCAGCACACTCTGCTGGAAATGGTGGAGTCAGAGCGATTTAAACAGGCTTTGCATCAGGGCTTGAACGCTCACAAGATTGGTGAGGATTTGACCGGCAAAATAGAAATGGTGATCGATAAACGCCTGAATGAGCTGACGCCGCAGTTGGTCAAGGAAATGGTGCAATCCATCATCAAGCAACATTTGGGTTGGCTGGTGGTGTGGGGCGGCGTATTTGGTGGAATCTTGGGCGCTGTATTCGGTTTTGCCTGA